In Bacillus thuringiensis, the DNA window TACCATTATAAAAATAATGATTCATCATTATTCAGCTCACTTATTATTTTTCTTCCATATAGTATGTTTCTATTTCATAGTGAGTGTTTTGTCCCGATTTATGGATCCCTCACTAATTAAACTCCATTTTATCTATTACTTTTTTTCAGCTTTGAAGTAATAAATCCAAATAATAATACACCAATACCACTAAGGAACAATACATAACTTATCGGTACTAGGAAAAAGAAAGGTTCTTCAAGGAATCCATTCGCTCCTACTTTGCTGTTTGAAGCATGTATAGTTAAAGAAATAATCGCTAAAATCATGAAAGAAATAGCCACTATGTATTTATTTATCATTTCACATTCTCCTCTATTCATATAATTACCCTTAGATTGTTAACATCATATTATCCAAAATAACATTAATAGTCAATAATAATTTATTGTTTTACAATAAATTATTATTGACTATATTGAAAACAAAAAGATTTGCGAAGCATCTTACATTGTCTTACAAACCTTTTCAAACATAAACATTTACACTTCAAACCTCTTACTCACTACAACATAAATCGCACACAACAGCACGAATATCCCAGCATAAATCAACAAAATTTCTACACTAAACATATCAGCCAATGGACCAAATATGATCATTCCTAAAGGAAGTGCGCATGAATTAGCGATTTGTACAACACTAAACATACGCCCATGCATAGAAGGTTCTACTTTTTCCTGCAATAACACAGTAACTGGTGTATTGAAGCACGGCATTGTTATACCAATTAAAAAATTAAATACTAAATACATAATAAATATGGGTGCAATTCCTAGTCCAATCATAAGTAGTCCATACAACGCACAAGCTAGCGCTGTTGTATGCATACGATTACGGAAACCACCCCATGCCGCAATTAATACGCCACCAGCTGCTGCCCCCGCACTAAAAGTCATCTCACTAGCAGTAAGTCTCCACATTTCTGCACCGAAGGAACGGGTTACCATTAAAGGTGTTAAAAAGGCAGCTGGGCTTATTAAAATCATGACAATGATTAATAAAACGAGTAGCCTTTTAATAAATACATTTTCTTTTAAATAAGCAAAACCTTCTTTTATGCCTTGTAGATTAGATTTTTGCTTACTCTCTGCATTCACATGTCTCTCCACTTGAATAATAAACATAATACTAATTCCAATCATAGCCGTAATAACATCAATAAAAAATGTCGTTTCAATGCTAGTAACAGAAAGAATTGCGGCACTTGCCGCCGGTGAAAGAAACATAATTAAAGATGTAATACTACTATTTATCCCATTTACTTTCATAAGATAATCTTTCGGAACAATTTGTGGAATTAACGCATTCACAGCTGGCGTTTGTATCCCTGTCCCAGCTGAACGAATGAGTAGTACTATAAAAAGTAGCCAAATACTTTTATATCCTGTTAAAAATAAAACTGCTAAAACTAACGTAGCAATTGCTATAACCCCGTCCGATAACATAATCATCTTTTTACGATCGTAACGATCAATCCAAACACCTGCAAACAAAGATATCGCAATTTGTGGTAGGAAACCACAAACGGTTGAAATGGTCAACATTAACCCTGACGATGTGGTTAAGGTGATATACCATATAATCGCGTATTGCACGAGAGAGGAACCGAACAACGAAATAGTTTGAGCAGTCAAAAATATAATAATTTTCTTTTTCCAATCATTTCTACTCATATGTTTCACACCCCCTTAACTAATCCTGTCTCTATATTAAAAATACTATCTGTCCAATCAAGATAAAAACTTGCTTCGTGAGATACGAGTATAACGCTCCCCTTAAATTGTATTAACGCCTTTCGCACAGCTTCTTTCGCTTCCGCATCTAGATGATTTGTCGGCTCATCTAAAATTAAGAAATTACAAGGTGATAATAACAATCCGCATAATTTAACCTTTGATTGTTCACCACCACTCAACGTACGAATTTCTTGTGAAACATGAGTATCCTTCACACCACATGCAGCTAAATGATGACGTATTTCCTTCGTATTCAGTTTTGGAAACTGTTCCGAAATAATTTGAAGCGGCGTTAAAGAATCATTGCGCCAATGTAAATCTTGCTCATAGTAACCCATCTTTATTTGCTCTGAAAAATGAAATTCTCCAGAAATACTAGCAATATTTCCAACGATTGTTTTTAATAAAGTAGATTTCCCTACTCCATTGAATCCTGTAATAACAAGTTTTTGCCCACCCATTACTGAAAAATTCAACTTTGGTAAGAGAGCAAAATCGTAACCAACTTCAAGGTTATTTACTTCAAGAACTATCTGAACTGAAATGGGAAGTTCCTGAAAATGAATAGACGGTTTATGAGTAAAACTTGGTGGTGCAATTCTTTCCATACGTTGCAACTGCTTTCTGCGTCCTTGTGCTATTTTTGAATTTACTCCAGCGATATTTCTACGAATATACTCTTCCGTTTTTTCAATTTTCTTCTGCTGTGCATGATATTGGCGAATATAATCTTTTCGCAAATGCTCCTTTTGTCTTACAAAATCTGAGTATTTGCCGTAATACTTCTTCACCGTTCCAAACTCTACATCACATATGCAAGAAGTTACTTTCTCTAGAAAATCAAAATCATGTGATACTACAATAAACGCCCCTTCAAAATTCATTAAATAATTAGCAAGCCATTCAACATGCTCTTTATCAAGAAAGTTTGTCGGTTCATCTAGTAATAAAATATTAGGCTCTTCTAATAAAAGCTTTGCTAAAATCACCTTTGCCCGTTGTCCTCCGCTTAATTCACCAATAACACAATCCATCCCAATAGCGTCAATACCTAAACCGGCTGCCACCTTATTTATTACGCTGTCTACTGAATAAAAATCACGAGCCTCAAGCTGCTCTTGTATTTCAGCTACTTTCAATAGTTGATTCTCATCTCCAGTCATCGCACTTTCTTCATATAACGTATTCATTCTCTTTTCCATTTCAAACAAATCATAAAAGGCTCGCTTTAAATATTGTGCAATGGTATAGCTCCCATCAATTTCTGCATATTGATCAAGATGTCCAATTTGAATATTAGGTTGCCACTTAATGCTCCCTTTATCAGAAATAATTTCCCCCACCAATATTTTCATTAATGTGCTTTTTCCTGCACCATTCTGCCCAACAATCCCCATATGTTCTCCTTTATGCAAATCAAAAGAAGCATTTTCGTATAATGCTTTATCTATAAAACTATGTGATAAACTTTCAACTTTAAGTAAACTCATTTTTATTCCTCTTTTCCTGAAATTAAAAAAAGCAGAGAGGTAGCGTCATTCGACACTAGCCCTCTGCTTCGTGGTTTTTCCCATACTACTCCAATTTACAGTAAAAGCTCATTGGAATAATATACACAAAGGGCCATAGACAAAGCATTGTCTATGGCCCCTTAATCTATTTTATGCATCAGCTGAATAACCATAACGAAATAAGCATAGGTAAACTATACTTTTTTTGAAAAGTTATTCAGCCGATGAATATAGGGGATTTATGCCCCTTGATTAAGCTCCGTACAACGCTTCACCGTATACATTTGTGCGGAGCAAAGTTTTCTAATGAGTTTTACAAATTTTATATAAAGCATGTTCTGCACCTTCCTTAATACTTAAAAGGGATTTTAGCATACAGTTTTACGAAGCGTCAACATTACTTCCAAATCATTCAACTACTTGCTTTCAAAATATTCCTTCTGGAACATGCACATTCTTATCGCATTATGATAGTTACCATCAACGAAAAACTCGTCGAGAAGTTCACCTTCCACCATAAATCCAACCTTTTTATAAACATGTACTGCTTTTTCATTTTCCTTATCCACCACTAAATAAAGTTTATGCATATTTAATACAGAAAAAGCGTAATCCATCGCTAAACGCGTCGCTTCCGCTGCATAACCATGTCCTTGATAATTCGGATCAATAATAATTTGGAATTCAGTTCTTCGATGAATATAATCGATTTCCACTAACTCGACTAATCCAACCATCTCATTATCTTTCTCCAGGATAAAACGGCGTTCACTTTGATCATGGATATGTTTATCATATAAATCCTGTAGTTCTACAAAAGCTTCATACGGCTCTTCAAACCAATAAGACATAATATGTGCATTATTATTAAGTTCGTGTACAAACTTTAAATCTTCCCGTTCTAAAGGACGTAACTTTAATTCCTGACTCATTTCTATAACCTCCAAGTAAAAGAAACCTCTTCACTTAATTTCTCAATTTTTTTCAATTTCAAACGCCCTATTTTCATTGTAAACTTTCAAGTAACTTGAAGGTCAAGACATAAAAAGTAGTGCAAGCTACGTCTGCACTACTACTCTTTTCTCAAATCTCTCATATTTGATATGTATAAAGCAATGACTAAAACAAGAATTGCTCCTGCGTATAATAACGTCTCCATAGGTTCCTCATGAGATACAATAATTAATCGAATTAAAGCTGTAATTCCGATATAAATAAAATAACGTAACGGGAAATGATAATTCGACTTAAAATACTTAATAATCAATGCGATGAACTCGAAGTATAAGAAATAGACGATGATACTTTCAACCAATTTATACGATGTATATTCCTTTGTTGAAAATATGTATTGAATAAATGTGATAGTCTCGTTAATTAAAAAGATAGATAATACAATGGATAATATAATTAACGCTATATTCAATATCCACTGCAAAATGCTAGCTATGTAATGATCGATATTAAACTTCATTTTCTCTTTTAGCTCCCCTTCGTATAAGTACTTATTTATTATAGCAAAATTATACTTACAGAAATGTTAAATCATATGTGATCGTCCTCTTTCACTATCACTTCACCATTAGGATATTTATGCTCAATATAACCGCTACCCCAATTACAAAGTACTTTTAAACCTTGTTTTAATGATTGTCCCTGTTCTGTAAGGGAATATTCCACTTTCGGTGGCACTTGATTGTATACTTTTCTAGATACGAGCCCATCCTTTTCAAGCTCTTTCAATTGCTCAGTAAGCATCTTTTGTGTAATACCAGTTACCAACCTTTTTAACTCACCCGTTCTTGTCGGTCCACTTGTTAAATGATATAAAATGTGGGATTTCCACTTTCCTCCGATCACATCCAAAACGACTTCAATTCTATTGTTATACTCTTTTTTCATACTGAACTCCTTCTGTATTTTGATAGGCACTTTCTCGTGCCTATGTCACGAGATGGTGTCTATATCACGGAAAAGTGCGTACTTTTCATAGTACCTGTACTATACCATAATGATGCATGTAAGCAACTTAGTGGAGGTATTTAAAAATGAAAAAAGAAAATCGTACTGCAAATTTTTATGATGTAATTCGTGAGCGTCGTTCCGTTCGTTCCTATGATCCTTCAGTTACAATCTCTAATGAAGAAATTAAAGAACTTTTAGAAGAAGCAATGTTAGCACCAAGTAGTTCTAACTTAAACCCATGGCGTTTCATGGTAATTACAGATCAAGATTTAAAAGAAAAGCTTCATCCAATCGCATTAAACCAACCACAAGTGTTAGAGGCATCAGCTATGATCGTAATTTTAAGCGAAAATAACGCCCATGAATTCGAACATATCAATAAAGTAAATGAGCGTGCAGTAGCTGCTGGATTCATGACAGAAGAAATTAAAACTAGACTAAACAACAGCATTCGTGAGTTTTATGCACCTGTCAGTGACCAAGGAAAAAGAGAATGGCAAATGCTTGATGGTGGTTTGCTAGCTATGCAATTGATGCTTGCTGCAAAAGCGAGAGGATATGATACTGTCCCAATGCTTGGCTATAACGTTGAAGAATTCCGCAAAACATTTAACGTTCAAGAAAACTTAACTGACGTTTTAATGATTGCATTAGGCAAAGCAAAAGAGCCCGGATTTCCATCAGTTCGATTAACTGTAGATGAAGTAACATCTTGGAATGGCGGGTTTTAATCACCGTGTTTATCGTACTTTTGGAATGAAAGTACGATAAACACTATTAATGAAACTATGATGGTAGCAACCATAACCATAATCATAATGCAAAACTACAACCTTACCGACTACTTGCAAAAAAGAAAGGCGGAGAAAACAATGCTTGAAGTTTTAAATCGAATTAATGAACTAGCCAACAAACAAAAAGAAGCAGGTTTAACAAAAACAGAATTACATGAGCGTAAAGTATTACGCGGGGAGTATCTTCAAATTATTCGTGGTCAAATCAACACCACTGTTACAGGATTAAAAATATTAGATCCTTTAGGAAATGACGTGACACCTGAAAAATTAAAAAAACAACAAAAGCTATCACTAAACACAGATAACAATGCATGAAAATACCAAGATTTTTTGTTACTTAATGATTCGTCTAAGTAAACATGCGATTAGATGAATCATTAAGTTAACATTACATACCTCATCAACATATCCTTAAAACTTCTAGTTCTAACTTAAAAATCTACAAACAAAAAACCATCCCCCGCCTCTCCGGCAAGTTATGATTTTCAGTCTACAATACCACTAAGTTAATCATTAGCTTATAAGTTTTCCACAAAACGGAAAACAAAGTCACTATAACCTCCAAAGAAAAGAAACCTTATTTCAACTTTCCTATTGATAGATTAACACGATAGTTCCCGTACTTTAATAATCGTCCTAGAAAGTTATCTAATTCTTCATTGGAAGCAAAATGTGTTTTTAATAAATAACACCCCTCACCACTTATACGGTGTACTTCAGAAATCCCTTCTTCTCCTTGAAAGAAATTCATAAACTCTTGGTGATTAGCTGTTGTTACGAACAAAGTAACAAATGCAGTCACTACTTGTCCTAATTTGATTCGGTTTATTGCAATTGTATACTGTTCAATAACCCCTAAATCTTCTAATCTTCGAATTCGATTTCCTACGGCCTGCCCCGTCATATGTATTTTTTGGCCAAGCTCTTTCCATTGTATTCTTGAGTTTTCTCCTAATAATTTCAGTATCTCAAAATCTGTTTGATCAATGATATAAACCAATCCTTTCACCGTGAAAGTAGAAAGCCCGAAAGTGTTTCG includes these proteins:
- a CDS encoding DUF3955 domain-containing protein; translation: MNRGECEMINKYIVAISFMILAIISLTIHASNSKVGANGFLEEPFFFLVPISYVLFLSGIGVLLFGFITSKLKKSNR
- a CDS encoding MFS transporter, producing MSRNDWKKKIIIFLTAQTISLFGSSLVQYAIIWYITLTTSSGLMLTISTVCGFLPQIAISLFAGVWIDRYDRKKMIMLSDGVIAIATLVLAVLFLTGYKSIWLLFIVLLIRSAGTGIQTPAVNALIPQIVPKDYLMKVNGINSSITSLIMFLSPAASAAILSVTSIETTFFIDVITAMIGISIMFIIQVERHVNAESKQKSNLQGIKEGFAYLKENVFIKRLLVLLIIVMILISPAAFLTPLMVTRSFGAEMWRLTASEMTFSAGAAAGGVLIAAWGGFRNRMHTTALACALYGLLMIGLGIAPIFIMYLVFNFLIGITMPCFNTPVTVLLQEKVEPSMHGRMFSVVQIANSCALPLGMIIFGPLADMFSVEILLIYAGIFVLLCAIYVVVSKRFEV
- a CDS encoding ABC-F family ATP-binding cassette domain-containing protein codes for the protein MSLLKVESLSHSFIDKALYENASFDLHKGEHMGIVGQNGAGKSTLMKILVGEIISDKGSIKWQPNIQIGHLDQYAEIDGSYTIAQYLKRAFYDLFEMEKRMNTLYEESAMTGDENQLLKVAEIQEQLEARDFYSVDSVINKVAAGLGIDAIGMDCVIGELSGGQRAKVILAKLLLEEPNILLLDEPTNFLDKEHVEWLANYLMNFEGAFIVVSHDFDFLEKVTSCICDVEFGTVKKYYGKYSDFVRQKEHLRKDYIRQYHAQQKKIEKTEEYIRRNIAGVNSKIAQGRRKQLQRMERIAPPSFTHKPSIHFQELPISVQIVLEVNNLEVGYDFALLPKLNFSVMGGQKLVITGFNGVGKSTLLKTIVGNIASISGEFHFSEQIKMGYYEQDLHWRNDSLTPLQIISEQFPKLNTKEIRHHLAACGVKDTHVSQEIRTLSGGEQSKVKLCGLLLSPCNFLILDEPTNHLDAEAKEAVRKALIQFKGSVILVSHEASFYLDWTDSIFNIETGLVKGV
- the speG gene encoding spermidine N1-acetyltransferase, translating into MSQELKLRPLEREDLKFVHELNNNAHIMSYWFEEPYEAFVELQDLYDKHIHDQSERRFILEKDNEMVGLVELVEIDYIHRRTEFQIIIDPNYQGHGYAAEATRLAMDYAFSVLNMHKLYLVVDKENEKAVHVYKKVGFMVEGELLDEFFVDGNYHNAIRMCMFQKEYFESK
- the psiE gene encoding phosphate-starvation-inducible protein PsiE, translating into MKFNIDHYIASILQWILNIALIILSIVLSIFLINETITFIQYIFSTKEYTSYKLVESIIVYFLYFEFIALIIKYFKSNYHFPLRYFIYIGITALIRLIIVSHEEPMETLLYAGAILVLVIALYISNMRDLRKE
- a CDS encoding winged helix-turn-helix transcriptional regulator — protein: MKKEYNNRIEVVLDVIGGKWKSHILYHLTSGPTRTGELKRLVTGITQKMLTEQLKELEKDGLVSRKVYNQVPPKVEYSLTEQGQSLKQGLKVLCNWGSGYIEHKYPNGEVIVKEDDHI
- a CDS encoding nitroreductase family protein, which produces MKKENRTANFYDVIRERRSVRSYDPSVTISNEEIKELLEEAMLAPSSSNLNPWRFMVITDQDLKEKLHPIALNQPQVLEASAMIVILSENNAHEFEHINKVNERAVAAGFMTEEIKTRLNNSIREFYAPVSDQGKREWQMLDGGLLAMQLMLAAKARGYDTVPMLGYNVEEFRKTFNVQENLTDVLMIALGKAKEPGFPSVRLTVDEVTSWNGGF
- a CDS encoding DUF896 domain-containing protein, whose amino-acid sequence is MLEVLNRINELANKQKEAGLTKTELHERKVLRGEYLQIIRGQINTTVTGLKILDPLGNDVTPEKLKKQQKLSLNTDNNA
- a CDS encoding Lrp/AsnC family transcriptional regulator translates to MKGLVYIIDQTDFEILKLLGENSRIQWKELGQKIHMTGQAVGNRIRRLEDLGVIEQYTIAINRIKLGQVVTAFVTLFVTTANHQEFMNFFQGEEGISEVHRISGEGCYLLKTHFASNEELDNFLGRLLKYGNYRVNLSIGKLK